One Micromonospora craniellae genomic region harbors:
- a CDS encoding GNAT family N-acetyltransferase, which translates to MLSDGPVLLRPYRRSDAAAWSEVRCANREWLAPWESSPAGDWAELNSPATFRWMHRDQRRSARAGEGMPFAVCLYTGGMERLVGHINIGSIVRRAFCSGYVGYWVDCRVAGQGVIPTAMALAVDHAFGPGGLHRVEVNIRPENRPSRRVVEKLGFREEAYHARYMHIDGAWRDHIGYAMTSEEIAAEGGLLARWHRLRTRTP; encoded by the coding sequence GTGCTCTCCGACGGTCCGGTGCTGCTGCGGCCGTACCGGCGCTCCGACGCGGCCGCCTGGTCCGAGGTGCGCTGCGCCAACCGGGAGTGGCTGGCCCCGTGGGAGTCGTCGCCGGCCGGTGACTGGGCCGAGCTGAACTCGCCGGCCACCTTTCGCTGGATGCACCGCGACCAGCGGCGTTCGGCGCGTGCCGGCGAGGGGATGCCGTTCGCGGTCTGCCTGTACACAGGCGGCATGGAGCGACTGGTCGGGCACATCAACATCGGCAGCATCGTGCGTCGGGCGTTCTGCTCCGGCTACGTCGGCTACTGGGTGGACTGTCGGGTCGCCGGTCAGGGCGTGATCCCCACCGCGATGGCGCTCGCCGTCGACCATGCCTTCGGCCCCGGTGGCCTGCACCGGGTGGAGGTCAACATCCGGCCGGAGAACCGGCCGTCCCGCCGCGTGGTGGAGAAACTGGGCTTCCGCGAGGAGGCGTACCACGCGCGCTACATGCACATCGACGGTGCGTGGCGGGACCACATCGGGTACGCGATGACGAGCGAGGAGATCGCCGCCGAGGGCGGGCTGCTGGCCCGTTGGCACCGGTTGCGCACCCGTACGCCGTGA
- a CDS encoding molybdopterin molybdotransferase MoeA: MTATADAEAAENGLTPLADYLGSVLRRLRALPPLDLDLTQAHGNVLAEDVVAPHSFPAFDQAAVDGYAARWEDIAGGARGVGYVPAQSGRPGSRTVRLNVVGDLGAASWRPVRLTPGSCFSVAAGAPLPVAADVVVPVEWTDQGMAAVEIFRAPKRGYGVRRAGEEVAAGTLLARAGTYVSPALVAIFAATGIGHVVVRPSPRVVIVATGDELVDVGRGSQPGQVVDANSHALTAAAAEAGALAYRVGICDDDPEGLRGLLEDQTLRADLIITTGGTGTGPGDMVRRILSRREGSRTGPVTFTDVALYPGTALGFGTVGAEEVPVVCLPGDPGAAMIGFEVLARPAINLLAGAEPVFRPSVRAHLLETVSSPGGLREFRPAHVAERRGGGYTVQPLNGGPFTLAGLAEANGLLVFGERVTAAAAGSTVDVLLLDRRR; encoded by the coding sequence ATGACCGCTACGGCCGACGCCGAGGCGGCCGAAAACGGGTTGACGCCGCTCGCCGACTACCTGGGCAGCGTGCTGCGCAGGTTACGCGCGCTGCCTCCGCTCGACCTCGACCTCACCCAGGCGCACGGCAACGTCCTCGCCGAGGACGTCGTCGCGCCGCACTCGTTCCCGGCCTTCGACCAGGCGGCCGTGGACGGGTACGCCGCGCGCTGGGAGGACATCGCCGGTGGGGCCCGGGGCGTGGGATACGTTCCGGCCCAGTCCGGCCGTCCGGGCAGCCGCACGGTACGCCTCAACGTGGTCGGTGACCTCGGCGCGGCGAGCTGGCGGCCGGTCCGGCTCACCCCCGGCTCGTGCTTCTCGGTGGCCGCCGGAGCGCCGCTGCCCGTCGCCGCCGACGTCGTCGTCCCGGTCGAGTGGACCGACCAGGGCATGGCGGCAGTCGAGATCTTCCGCGCCCCGAAGCGGGGATACGGGGTACGCCGGGCCGGCGAGGAGGTGGCCGCCGGCACCCTGCTCGCCCGCGCCGGCACGTACGTCTCACCGGCGCTGGTCGCGATCTTCGCCGCCACCGGCATCGGGCACGTCGTGGTTCGTCCCAGCCCCCGGGTGGTGATCGTGGCCACCGGCGACGAACTGGTGGACGTGGGCCGGGGCAGCCAGCCCGGTCAGGTGGTGGACGCCAACTCGCACGCGTTGACCGCCGCGGCGGCGGAGGCGGGCGCCCTGGCGTACCGGGTGGGTATCTGCGACGACGACCCGGAGGGGCTGCGCGGCCTGCTGGAGGACCAGACCCTGCGGGCCGACCTGATCATCACCACCGGTGGCACCGGCACCGGGCCGGGCGACATGGTCCGTCGCATCCTGTCCCGCCGTGAGGGCAGCCGCACCGGACCGGTCACCTTCACCGACGTGGCGCTCTATCCGGGCACCGCGCTCGGGTTCGGCACCGTCGGTGCCGAGGAGGTGCCGGTGGTGTGCCTGCCCGGTGACCCGGGCGCCGCGATGATCGGGTTCGAGGTGCTGGCCCGCCCCGCGATCAACCTGCTGGCCGGCGCCGAACCGGTGTTCCGCCCGAGCGTGCGGGCGCACCTGCTGGAGACGGTCTCCTCACCCGGGGGCCTGCGGGAGTTCCGGCCGGCGCATGTCGCTGAGCGTCGAGGTGGGGGTTACACTGTCCAACCGCTCAACGGCGGTCCGTTCACCCTCGCCGGCCTGGCGGAGGCGAACGGACTTCTCGTTTTCGGCGAGCGGGTCACCGCCGCCGCTGCCGGCTCCACCGTGGACGTGCTGCTGCTCGACCGTCGACGGTGA
- a CDS encoding UTP--glucose-1-phosphate uridylyltransferase, whose protein sequence is MSEHSANLSATAATGRPRAVKAVIPAAGLATRFLPATKAVPKELLPVVDRPVLQYIVEEAAQAGIGDVLLITGRGKTSMVDHFDRRPDLEERLAEKPELLAAVKRTEELAAIYTCRQPEQLGLGHAVGYAESHVGDEPFAVLLGDEFVNLSEPLLPAMLELQARTGGVVLAFFEVDPAETKRYGIASVEPAESELTDIGEVVRVTGMVEKPKPEEAPSNLAVLGRYVLPGKIFDAIRRTEPGSGGEIQLTDAMELLRTEGTPVHAIVYRGIRYDTGMPLGYLQTVVQIASEREDLGAEFRKWLAEFVNSDQSGGPNT, encoded by the coding sequence ATGTCGGAGCACTCAGCGAACCTCTCAGCGACCGCCGCCACCGGTCGTCCCCGTGCCGTCAAGGCCGTCATCCCGGCCGCCGGCCTGGCCACCCGGTTCCTGCCGGCGACCAAGGCGGTGCCGAAGGAGCTGCTGCCGGTCGTCGACCGCCCCGTGTTGCAGTACATCGTCGAGGAGGCCGCCCAGGCCGGGATCGGCGACGTGCTGCTGATCACCGGACGTGGCAAGACATCGATGGTCGACCACTTCGACCGCCGTCCCGACCTGGAGGAACGGCTCGCGGAGAAGCCCGAGCTGCTGGCCGCCGTCAAGCGCACCGAGGAACTGGCCGCCATCTACACCTGCCGGCAGCCCGAGCAGCTCGGCCTCGGCCACGCCGTCGGGTACGCCGAGTCGCACGTCGGCGACGAGCCCTTCGCCGTGCTGCTCGGCGACGAGTTCGTCAACCTCTCCGAGCCGCTGCTGCCGGCCATGCTGGAGCTGCAGGCCCGTACGGGCGGTGTGGTGCTCGCCTTCTTCGAGGTCGACCCGGCCGAGACCAAGCGCTACGGCATCGCCTCGGTGGAGCCCGCCGAGTCCGAGCTGACCGACATCGGCGAGGTCGTCCGGGTGACCGGCATGGTGGAGAAGCCCAAGCCGGAGGAGGCGCCGAGCAACCTGGCCGTGCTCGGCCGGTACGTGCTGCCAGGCAAGATCTTCGACGCGATCCGGCGTACCGAGCCCGGCAGCGGCGGCGAGATCCAGCTCACCGACGCGATGGAACTGCTGCGTACCGAGGGCACGCCGGTGCACGCGATCGTCTACCGAGGCATCCGCTACGACACCGGGATGCCTTTGGGCTACCTACAGACCGTGGTCCAGATCGCCAGCGAGCGCGAGGACCTGGGCGCCGAGTTCCGCAAGTGGCTGGCCGAGTTCGTCAACTCCGACCAGTCGGGCGGTCCCAATACATGA
- a CDS encoding GGDEF domain-containing protein: MTLRGRLTAAFLAVAFGPVLLGAVFVASTVAAMDRSRATERLAVAATAVRTSIDALCQQLRAAADAVALTTDRPGAASQVVNRGLASAVLVTDVTGRVSFATPEAPPAPWRDCAPPVPPTVGVGAASAAGPVGALAVRVELRDAAGAALGTVSAAQPVDPRFVARLAAVTGVAVTLLDGGAAPPQVAHSTESANGRAEVIAAAASLRGERVTGTPDGRYLRRAGPSLGQPLPLVLSVPSDQPPGLHAVLVGVVLLAALVGVAAAWRLARVTTRPLVELAGAVDRVAAGDLTARVPVRSDDEVGRLAAAFNRMAQETGGYLTALASSRDQLRGHLAVLGDTLASTHDLQRILRVILRSALAATGARAGAVLLTEPGGVLVAQCSEGIDGHWPGTGSTPVGSGLLGEVAATGRPCRGRMETADACGEPPCRTYVAVPFTAPEATVRAETGPAGDTAPAGTRSGTATSAETVLGVLALYDRPGGAEFDDDDLATLRTFAGHAAVAVENVRVHEEAQRLSLTDPLTGLWNYRYLRESVRREVERASRFGRTVSVLVLDLDRFKLINDTYGHPAGDTVLAEFARRVRGEIREVDLAFRQGGEEFVVLLPETDARGATIVAERLGAAIRDSPVGVAGHAGKVDTVPMTVSIGIAVFPDHADTGPQVLQAADEALYAAKTGGRDTWRLAAAREASATRELPVLVATRSPQDGLPRAGPDDDPGEPTTGDESPGAGSVRTGRTAPAGGASSGPHPPRHGLGR; this comes from the coding sequence TTCGTCGCCTCGACCGTGGCGGCGATGGACCGCAGCCGCGCCACCGAGCGGCTGGCGGTGGCCGCCACCGCCGTGCGTACCTCGATCGACGCGCTCTGCCAGCAACTACGTGCCGCGGCGGACGCGGTCGCGCTCACCACCGACCGGCCGGGTGCCGCCAGCCAGGTGGTCAACCGGGGGCTCGCCTCGGCCGTGCTGGTCACCGACGTGACCGGCCGGGTCAGCTTCGCCACCCCGGAGGCGCCACCGGCCCCCTGGCGGGACTGCGCCCCGCCGGTGCCGCCGACGGTCGGTGTCGGCGCGGCTTCCGCCGCCGGGCCGGTCGGTGCGCTCGCCGTCCGGGTGGAACTGCGCGACGCAGCCGGCGCGGCGCTCGGCACCGTCTCCGCTGCCCAGCCGGTCGACCCCCGGTTCGTGGCGCGCCTCGCGGCGGTCACCGGCGTCGCGGTGACCCTGCTCGACGGCGGCGCCGCGCCGCCGCAGGTCGCACACAGCACGGAGTCGGCGAACGGCCGTGCGGAGGTGATCGCCGCGGCGGCGTCGCTGCGCGGCGAGCGGGTGACCGGTACGCCCGACGGCCGGTACCTGCGCCGGGCCGGCCCGAGCCTCGGCCAACCGCTGCCCCTGGTGCTCTCGGTGCCCAGCGACCAGCCGCCCGGACTGCACGCGGTGCTGGTCGGCGTGGTGCTGCTGGCCGCCCTGGTGGGGGTGGCCGCCGCCTGGCGACTGGCCCGGGTGACCACCCGTCCGCTGGTGGAACTGGCCGGCGCGGTGGACCGGGTGGCGGCCGGTGACCTGACCGCCCGGGTGCCGGTACGCAGCGACGACGAGGTCGGCCGGCTGGCCGCCGCGTTCAACCGGATGGCCCAGGAGACCGGTGGCTACCTGACGGCGCTGGCCAGCAGCCGGGACCAGTTGCGCGGGCATCTCGCGGTGCTGGGCGACACCCTGGCCAGCACCCACGATCTGCAACGGATCCTGCGGGTGATCCTGCGCAGCGCGCTCGCCGCGACCGGTGCCCGGGCCGGTGCGGTGCTGCTCACCGAGCCGGGCGGCGTGCTGGTCGCCCAGTGCTCCGAGGGGATCGACGGGCACTGGCCCGGTACCGGTTCGACGCCGGTGGGCAGCGGATTGCTGGGCGAGGTCGCGGCGACCGGTCGACCATGCCGGGGCCGGATGGAGACGGCCGACGCCTGCGGTGAACCGCCCTGCCGGACGTACGTCGCGGTGCCGTTCACCGCGCCCGAGGCGACCGTACGTGCGGAAACCGGTCCGGCGGGCGACACCGCGCCTGCCGGGACGCGGTCGGGCACGGCGACCTCGGCGGAGACGGTGCTCGGCGTGCTCGCCCTCTACGACCGGCCGGGCGGGGCGGAGTTCGACGACGACGACCTGGCGACGCTGCGGACCTTCGCCGGGCACGCGGCGGTGGCGGTGGAGAACGTCCGCGTCCACGAGGAGGCGCAGCGGCTGTCGCTCACCGACCCGCTGACCGGGCTGTGGAACTACCGCTACCTACGCGAGTCGGTACGCCGTGAGGTGGAGCGGGCCAGCCGGTTCGGCCGGACGGTGAGCGTCCTCGTGCTGGACCTGGACCGGTTCAAGCTGATCAACGACACCTACGGGCACCCGGCCGGGGACACCGTGCTGGCCGAGTTCGCCCGGCGCGTCCGGGGCGAGATCCGCGAGGTCGACCTCGCCTTCCGGCAGGGCGGGGAGGAGTTCGTGGTGCTGCTGCCGGAGACCGACGCCCGAGGTGCCACGATCGTCGCCGAGCGGCTCGGTGCGGCCATTCGGGACAGTCCGGTCGGGGTGGCCGGGCACGCCGGGAAGGTGGATACGGTGCCGATGACGGTATCGATCGGGATCGCCGTCTTTCCGGACCACGCCGACACCGGACCGCAGGTGCTCCAGGCGGCCGACGAGGCGCTGTACGCCGCCAAGACGGGCGGTCGGGACACCTGGCGGCTGGCCGCCGCGCGCGAGGCGTCCGCCACTCGGGAGTTGCCGGTGCTGGTGGCGACACGCAGCCCCCAGGACGGTCTGCCCCGGGCCGGACCCGACGACGATCCGGGCGAACCGACCACCGGCGACGAATCGCCCGGGGCCGGTTCCGTCAGGACCGGCAGAACTGCTCCGGCGGGCGGCGCGTCTTCCGGTCCTCACCCGCCGCGTCACGGCCTCGGCCGATAG